A part of Pectinophora gossypiella chromosome Z, ilPecGoss1.1, whole genome shotgun sequence genomic DNA contains:
- the LOC126380596 gene encoding general odorant-binding protein 56a-like, with protein sequence MKTFIVLAVCLVLAQALTDEQKEKLKKHRSECMAETKAEEQLINKLKTGDFKADNDNLKKYAHCMLVKSELMTKDGKFKKEVALAKVPNPADKPAVEKLIDACLANKGNTPQQTAWNYVKCYHEKDPKHAIFL encoded by the exons ATGAAGACTTTTATCGTCCTCGCTGTCTGCCTAGTCTTGGCTCAG GCCCTGACCGATGAGCAAAAGGAGAAGCTGAAGAAGCACAGGTCGGAGTGCATGGCTGAGACCAAAGCTGAGGAGCAGCTTATCAACAAATTGAAGACCGGCGACTTCAAG GCCGACAATGACAACCTGAAGAAATATGCACACTGCATGCTGGTCAAATCTGAGCTGATGACAAAGGACGGCAAGTTCAAGAAGGAGGTCGCTCTCGCCAAAGTCCCCAACCCTG CCGACAAACCCGCCGTTGAGAAACTGATCGACGCCTGCCTGGCCAACAAGGGCAACACACCCCAGCAGACTGCCTGGAACTACGTCAAGTGCTATCACGAGAAGGACCCCAAGCACGCCATCTTCCTGTAA